A DNA window from Thermosipho japonicus contains the following coding sequences:
- a CDS encoding IS3 family transposase, with the protein MCKIAGISKSTYYRVLKSKDRGKEIKEAIRELYFKYNGIYGYRRITVVLKRNGRKINHKKVYRLMKEMRLFARIRKKNYIRKAMMEAQCIEENKLRRNFKCERVNEKFVSDITQINAKDGNLYLMIIQDLYNNEIIEYTVGESNNMELVTNTIKKLLDSGRYKEGSIK; encoded by the coding sequence TTGTGTAAGATAGCTGGTATTTCAAAGAGTACATATTACCGTGTATTAAAGAGTAAGGATAGAGGTAAAGAAATCAAAGAGGCGATTAGAGAGTTATACTTTAAATACAATGGAATATATGGATACAGAAGAATCACAGTTGTTTTGAAAAGAAATGGAAGAAAGATAAATCACAAGAAGGTATATAGATTAATGAAAGAGATGAGATTATTTGCAAGAATAAGGAAAAAGAATTACATACGAAAAGCAATGATGGAAGCACAATGTATAGAAGAAAACAAACTTAGAAGGAACTTCAAATGTGAAAGAGTAAATGAAAAGTTTGTAAGTGATATAACACAAATAAATGCAAAAGATGGAAATTTGTATTTAATGATAATTCAAGATTTGTATAATAACGAGATAATAGAATATACAGTAGGTGAGAGTAATAATATGGAGTTAGTGACAAATACAATAAAGAAACTGCTAGATAGTGGAAGGTATAAAGAAGGAAGTATTAAATAA
- a CDS encoding IS3 family transposase, whose product MYTARLLKEKGIIQSVSRKGTSQDNGPAESFFSHFKEEMVKINKEKTKEEYKKLIEEYIKFCNEERYQVRLKEHGSGGILEPCCLKSKLLTFLFVHNC is encoded by the coding sequence ATGTATACAGCAAGATTGTTAAAAGAAAAAGGAATAATACAAAGTGTATCAAGAAAGGGTACATCGCAAGACAATGGACCAGCAGAAAGCTTCTTTAGTCATTTTAAAGAAGAAATGGTAAAAATAAACAAAGAAAAAACAAAAGAAGAATACAAAAAGTTAATAGAAGAATACATAAAATTCTGCAACGAAGAAAGATATCAAGTAAGATTAAAAGAACATGGCTCTGGTGGAATACTGGAGCCATGCTGTTTGAAAAGTAAATTATTAACTTTTTTATTTGTCCACAACTGTTAG
- a CDS encoding ATP-binding cassette domain-containing protein: MGKSTVIKIILGLLGIEKNYVFVNDVPLNKIEINSYYSRIGYLPQHSILFKGTVKENILLGEEKSLDDKLLEFLDYLALEKEVEEGGRNLSGGERQRIAIVRTFAKGDKDLYLLDEPTTYLDGAKIRTLKEMIKSKSSESIILIFLHSQDFLENLCDSIVEFS; this comes from the coding sequence ATAGGAAAGAGCACGGTAATAAAGATCATTCTGGGGCTTTTAGGTATAGAAAAGAACTATGTTTTTGTCAACGACGTGCCGCTGAATAAAATCGAGATAAATTCGTATTATAGCAGAATTGGTTATCTTCCTCAACATTCGATTTTATTCAAGGGAACGGTTAAAGAAAACATACTTCTTGGAGAAGAGAAATCTCTTGATGATAAACTGCTGGAATTTCTTGATTATCTCGCACTTGAAAAAGAAGTGGAAGAAGGCGGTCGCAACCTTTCCGGGGGAGAACGACAGAGGATAGCGATAGTAAGAACATTTGCAAAAGGTGATAAAGATCTGTATCTTTTAGATGAACCAACAACTTATTTGGATGGAGCAAAGATTAGAACATTAAAAGAAATGATAAAAAGTAAGTCTAGTGAGTCTATAATTCTGATTTTTTTGCACTCCCAAGATTTCTTGGAAAATTTATGTGATAGCATCGTAGAATTTTCTTAA
- a CDS encoding glycoside hydrolase family 36 protein: MQVIKELKNGKVMSKKIKGKLGKVKVFEEVLSDNYILINNWQSWGPTKVIPKDFKLNISKEFLEKARFSPNPNPELLLDYIVSDYFIATKDKLYGFLSSKIGHPYFLIKDGKIEGYIDYFEEEFEGYIETEPLVVLSGNIDMLLREYGELLRDYNKPQFKKWNPVGWSSWYYYFEKLTWNDVLKNLKLAKNYPFEVFQIDDSWQKDIGDWQPKENFPSLREMAETIKKFGFVPGIWLAPFSVSETSSIFKEHKDWLVKDDDGNPEVAYQNWGKNIYALDLSNPEVLDFIETLFKGLKDSGFEYFKIDFLFAGAIPGKRYQKVSPIRTYRLGMEKIRKTVNDNFILGCGAPLLPSIGYVDGMRIGPDTAPYYDSKIPDNLGPNAYSALRNTITRYFMNKKLWWNDPDCLLLRKTETNLTTNQKKMFAITAGMLDNMIFVSDDLELELDDFLIPAALKLRGGEYFVEGIMDKAFTIYTRNEKVGKVKFRICLETEKSEYYPDKDFLKGKK, from the coding sequence ATGCAAGTAATTAAAGAACTTAAAAATGGAAAAGTGATGTCAAAGAAAATCAAAGGAAAACTTGGAAAAGTTAAGGTATTTGAAGAAGTATTAAGTGATAATTATATTTTGATCAATAACTGGCAAAGTTGGGGACCAACAAAGGTTATACCGAAAGATTTTAAGCTTAATATTTCAAAAGAATTTCTTGAAAAAGCGAGGTTTTCACCGAACCCAAATCCTGAATTATTACTAGATTATATTGTTAGTGACTATTTTATAGCTACGAAAGATAAATTATACGGTTTTTTGTCTTCAAAAATCGGACATCCTTATTTTTTGATAAAGGATGGAAAAATAGAAGGATATATCGATTATTTTGAAGAAGAATTTGAAGGTTATATTGAAACAGAACCACTAGTTGTTTTGAGTGGAAATATTGATATGCTTTTGAGAGAGTATGGAGAACTACTTAGAGATTATAACAAACCACAATTTAAGAAATGGAATCCTGTAGGTTGGTCAAGTTGGTATTATTATTTTGAAAAACTTACTTGGAATGATGTTTTGAAAAATCTTAAACTTGCTAAAAATTATCCATTTGAAGTTTTTCAAATAGATGACTCTTGGCAAAAAGACATAGGAGATTGGCAGCCAAAAGAAAATTTTCCATCATTAAGAGAAATGGCAGAGACTATAAAGAAATTTGGATTTGTTCCTGGAATATGGCTTGCTCCATTTAGTGTATCTGAAACTTCCAGCATTTTTAAAGAGCACAAAGATTGGCTTGTAAAAGATGATGATGGAAATCCAGAGGTAGCATATCAAAATTGGGGGAAAAATATCTACGCACTTGATCTAAGTAATCCAGAAGTTTTAGATTTTATTGAAACTCTTTTTAAAGGCCTAAAAGATTCGGGATTTGAATATTTTAAAATAGATTTCTTATTTGCAGGTGCAATTCCTGGAAAGAGATATCAAAAAGTATCTCCCATTCGTACATATAGGCTTGGAATGGAGAAAATAAGGAAAACGGTAAATGACAATTTCATCCTTGGGTGTGGAGCCCCTCTTCTTCCGTCAATTGGTTATGTTGATGGAATGAGAATTGGTCCTGATACAGCACCTTATTATGATTCAAAAATCCCAGATAACTTGGGGCCAAATGCGTATAGCGCGCTTCGCAATACAATAACAAGGTATTTTATGAACAAAAAACTTTGGTGGAATGATCCAGATTGTTTGCTTCTTAGAAAAACAGAAACGAATCTTACAACAAATCAAAAAAAGATGTTTGCAATAACAGCAGGGATGCTTGATAACATGATATTTGTAAGTGATGATCTAGAACTTGAATTAGATGATTTTCTTATTCCGGCTGCTTTGAAATTAAGAGGAGGAGAATATTTTGTAGAAGGAATTATGGACAAGGCATTTACTATTTATACAAGAAATGAAAAAGTTGGAAAAGTTAAATTTAGAATTTGTCTTGAAACAGAAAAATCTGAGTATTATCCAGATAAAGACTTTTTAAAAGGTAAAAAATGA
- the glyA gene encoding serine hydroxymethyltransferase, with protein MWENIKKTDPEIYDVILKEWERQEYGLELIASENFASPAVIEAMGSVLTNKYAEGYPGRRYYGGCEWVDVAEKLARDRAKELFNVKYANVQPHSGSQANMGAYFAVSEPGDTIMGMSLSHGGHLTHGASVNFSGRIYNVVPYGVNPETEVIDYDEVRNLALKNKPKIIIAGGSAYSRIIDFKKFREIADEVGAYLIVDMAHFAGLVAAGIYPNPADYAHIVTSTTHKTLRGPRGGMILTNDKELYKAINKSIFPGIQGGPLMHIIAAKAVCFKEALTDEFKEYQKQVVKNAKTLAEELEKRGLRIVSGGTDTHLMLVDLNPLNVTGKAAEIALGKCHITVNKNTIPNETRSPFVASGIRLGTPALTTRGMKESEMEEIAELIVDVLKHVKDEEGNVDEEIIEKTQKKVKDLCTRFPLYEGKIKL; from the coding sequence ATGTGGGAAAACATAAAAAAGACCGATCCTGAAATATATGATGTTATATTAAAAGAATGGGAAAGACAAGAATACGGACTCGAACTTATTGCTTCAGAAAATTTTGCATCACCTGCGGTAATTGAGGCTATGGGAAGTGTTTTAACTAATAAATATGCAGAAGGATATCCTGGAAGAAGATACTACGGTGGCTGTGAATGGGTAGATGTTGCTGAAAAGCTTGCAAGAGATAGAGCAAAAGAGTTGTTTAACGTAAAGTACGCAAATGTTCAACCACATTCAGGCTCACAAGCAAATATGGGAGCATATTTTGCTGTATCTGAACCTGGCGATACCATAATGGGAATGTCATTAAGCCATGGAGGTCACCTTACTCATGGTGCTTCTGTAAACTTTTCCGGAAGAATATATAACGTTGTTCCATACGGTGTAAATCCTGAAACAGAAGTAATCGACTATGATGAGGTTAGAAATCTTGCCTTAAAAAACAAACCAAAGATTATAATCGCTGGCGGAAGTGCATACTCGAGAATAATTGACTTTAAAAAATTTAGAGAAATCGCAGATGAAGTAGGAGCATATCTCATAGTAGATATGGCACACTTTGCAGGACTTGTCGCAGCAGGGATATATCCAAATCCTGCAGATTACGCTCACATAGTAACAAGCACCACCCACAAAACATTAAGAGGACCAAGGGGTGGTATGATTTTAACCAATGATAAAGAATTGTACAAAGCAATTAATAAATCAATATTCCCTGGAATTCAGGGTGGGCCATTGATGCATATAATTGCTGCAAAAGCTGTATGTTTCAAAGAAGCTTTAACAGATGAATTTAAAGAATATCAAAAACAAGTCGTAAAGAACGCAAAAACCCTTGCAGAAGAACTTGAAAAAAGAGGTTTAAGAATTGTATCTGGAGGAACAGATACCCACTTAATGCTCGTTGATCTTAACCCACTAAATGTTACTGGAAAAGCTGCGGAAATTGCACTTGGAAAATGCCACATTACAGTAAACAAAAACACCATTCCAAATGAAACAAGATCACCATTTGTCGCAAGTGGTATAAGACTTGGAACACCTGCACTTACAACAAGAGGAATGAAGGAATCAGAAATGGAAGAAATAGCAGAACTTATTGTAGATGTACTAAAACATGTAAAAGACGAAGAAGGAAATGTAGATGAAGAAATCATTGAAAAAACACAGAAGAAAGTAAAAGATCTCTGCACCAGATTCCCACTTTACGAAGGAAAAATCAAGTTATAA
- a CDS encoding type IV pilin protein, whose product MKMKKGFTLVELLIVLAVIAALLSVATPLALNAVKKAKASQVAQNFRAIKSAVENWFNTTNPNDPTTLDVENDLKGKYLNSIPDGFTVSVADSGSGVYTVTIEYTKNDIALADVQKSGMPEITQDGNNLKLTFDLQKWW is encoded by the coding sequence ATGAAAATGAAAAAAGGTTTTACTCTAGTTGAACTTTTGATCGTTTTGGCAGTTATTGCCGCATTACTTTCAGTTGCAACACCACTTGCGTTAAACGCGGTAAAAAAGGCAAAAGCAAGTCAAGTAGCCCAGAACTTTAGGGCTATAAAATCTGCAGTGGAGAATTGGTTTAATACAACCAATCCTAATGATCCAACAACATTAGATGTGGAAAATGATTTAAAGGGAAAATATCTTAACTCAATTCCTGATGGATTTACAGTATCTGTAGCTGATAGTGGAAGTGGAGTATACACAGTAACTATTGAATATACAAAAAATGATATTGCACTTGCAGATGTTCAAAAAAGTGGAATGCCTGAAATTACACAAGATGGAAATAATCTTAAATTAACATTTGATCTTCAAAAGTGGTGGTAA
- a CDS encoding ROK family transcriptional regulator, giving the protein MITESLKKIISYSWKNKVVTAKNISFDLGLEKSTVSRNISKLRGKNILIKTDELSPSNLGGRKTIVYSFNEKLGHILGISVEQDGIEYVKTDLFSNALEKKKIVQKINEKNIAFILREIIKENEDILGVGISIPGIIENNTVVFSEALSLKNFDLEKTLLLDIPIFVEKDSICGATRYSLESKNIVYFQLSVPYYVNEPVGLGVGIVIDGKPYYGHSNFSGEYKLNKSIYSKKISYEEFLKKSVSLNEFFDDISKKIGQISSILDPEVVVIGGNITLISGIEKLRNFVVEQVYMYEQRKMKIVIEDAKEFVNAEGAAINVLKNMFLKEEGIEYFCKKVILNE; this is encoded by the coding sequence ATGATTACAGAGTCTTTGAAAAAAATAATAAGTTATAGCTGGAAAAATAAAGTTGTTACTGCAAAGAATATTTCTTTTGATTTAGGTTTAGAAAAATCCACCGTATCGAGAAATATTTCAAAGCTTAGAGGAAAAAATATTTTGATTAAAACAGATGAGTTATCTCCTTCAAATTTGGGAGGAAGAAAAACAATTGTTTATTCATTTAACGAAAAATTAGGACATATATTGGGAATTTCTGTTGAGCAAGATGGTATCGAATATGTAAAAACTGATTTGTTTTCTAATGCTTTAGAGAAAAAAAAGATTGTGCAAAAGATTAATGAAAAAAATATAGCTTTCATTTTAAGAGAAATTATTAAAGAAAACGAAGATATTCTTGGTGTTGGAATTTCTATTCCAGGTATCATTGAAAATAATACGGTAGTTTTTTCTGAAGCTCTTTCTTTAAAAAATTTTGATCTTGAAAAAACTCTTTTATTAGACATACCAATTTTTGTAGAGAAAGATTCTATTTGTGGTGCAACAAGATATAGCCTTGAAAGTAAAAATATAGTTTATTTCCAATTGTCTGTTCCATATTATGTAAATGAACCGGTTGGTCTTGGTGTTGGAATTGTTATTGATGGAAAACCGTACTATGGTCACAGCAATTTTTCTGGTGAGTATAAACTTAATAAAAGTATATACAGTAAAAAGATTTCATATGAAGAATTTTTGAAAAAATCGGTTTCTTTAAATGAATTTTTTGATGATATTTCAAAAAAGATAGGTCAAATTTCTAGTATTTTAGATCCAGAAGTTGTGGTTATAGGTGGAAATATTACTTTAATTTCAGGTATAGAAAAATTAAGAAATTTTGTGGTAGAGCAAGTATATATGTATGAACAAAGAAAGATGAAAATAGTTATTGAAGATGCAAAGGAATTTGTGAATGCAGAGGGTGCGGCTATAAATGTGTTAAAAAATATGTTTTTAAAAGAAGAAGGCATTGAATATTTTTGTAAGAAGGTGATTTTAAATGAATGA
- a CDS encoding glycoside hydrolase family 3 protein, with the protein MNDFGNLFFIGFQNQFDKDLFEKINPCGIILYPENMNDVYKLQINMERVYSLFDKGYRFFISSDHEGGQLETVPNIFPSPGNLAIGKVGGASEFGNYLAHMLKLHGFNMVFAPVVDVKHENSSHVTGFRAYSDDHEIVKMRALEFVRSLLDENIAPTLKHFPGHGKAREDSHFTLPVVLDFDESDEDMMVFKELSKHIDFIMTAHVMYPKLDEVVATLSKKILKGILREKFGYKGLIISDAFEMKALYQNYSPKEVIKRFFEADGDIILIGDVENHYYLIETFNSMVKNGELDIELLKEKVKKIKKIKEKYVSETYPTRFLSKIAKQAIDFKLDFPVVNPSFLIPQAKNLSLADTSQKDLKYLRNLIREEFKDSKIYTSISEINNEDTVIYFVLDKVENVDAKRVIYVFLRDVLKKDVEYVNPYSSKLISIYHVLQLFKGEGLL; encoded by the coding sequence ATGAATGATTTTGGTAATTTATTCTTTATAGGTTTTCAAAATCAGTTTGATAAAGATTTGTTTGAAAAAATTAATCCATGTGGCATAATTTTATATCCTGAGAATATGAATGATGTGTATAAGCTACAGATTAACATGGAAAGAGTATATTCACTCTTTGATAAGGGATATCGCTTTTTTATCTCAAGTGATCATGAGGGAGGGCAACTTGAGACCGTTCCAAATATATTCCCATCACCTGGAAATTTGGCAATTGGAAAGGTGGGGGGAGCATCCGAGTTTGGAAACTATCTTGCTCATATGTTAAAGCTGCACGGCTTTAATATGGTCTTTGCACCTGTTGTTGATGTAAAACATGAAAATTCGAGCCATGTTACAGGGTTTAGAGCATATTCTGATGATCATGAAATTGTAAAGATGCGTGCGCTGGAGTTTGTTAGATCGCTTTTAGATGAAAATATCGCCCCTACTTTAAAACATTTTCCAGGTCATGGAAAGGCAAGAGAAGATTCTCATTTTACTCTTCCGGTAGTTTTAGATTTTGATGAAAGTGATGAAGATATGATGGTTTTTAAAGAACTATCAAAACATATTGATTTTATAATGACTGCACATGTTATGTACCCAAAATTAGATGAGGTAGTTGCTACTCTTTCAAAAAAGATTTTAAAAGGTATATTAAGAGAAAAGTTTGGATATAAAGGTTTAATTATTTCTGATGCGTTTGAAATGAAGGCTCTTTACCAAAATTATTCACCAAAAGAGGTTATAAAAAGATTCTTTGAGGCAGATGGAGACATAATCCTTATTGGAGATGTCGAAAATCATTATTATCTGATAGAAACCTTTAATTCCATGGTTAAAAATGGAGAGTTGGATATTGAACTTTTAAAAGAAAAGGTTAAAAAAATAAAGAAGATAAAAGAAAAATATGTATCAGAAACATATCCTACAAGATTTTTATCCAAAATTGCAAAGCAAGCAATTGATTTTAAATTAGATTTTCCTGTTGTAAATCCATCATTTTTAATCCCCCAAGCAAAAAATCTCAGCCTTGCAGACACATCCCAGAAGGATCTTAAATACCTGAGGAATTTAATAAGAGAAGAGTTTAAGGATTCAAAAATTTATACAAGCATCTCAGAAATTAATAATGAAGATACAGTTATATATTTTGTTTTAGACAAAGTTGAAAATGTTGATGCAAAGCGTGTTATTTATGTCTTTTTAAGAGATGTATTGAAAAAAGATGTTGAATATGTAAATCCGTATTCTTCAAAGCTTATTTCAATATATCATGTTTTACAACTTTTTAAAGGGGAGGGGTTACTATGA
- a CDS encoding extracellular solute-binding protein, producing MKRILVVLLVVVALLSFSKTKLTFWGFMMNDEHAKKVLEKFMAENPDIEVEYVQLSWANGFDKIVTAIAGGEDLDVVELGNTWVANFAERNALESMDRFYKNYGKDYVGWNTVYYQGSYWAVPWLLGTRALFYNLELFEKAGLNPDNPPKTWEELYVAAKKINELSDDIYGFGMPAGENYSPWQQWFLPAVWGTGGDIITEDGKRALLTSCKVKETAEFYKALSKVSLKTKQADLAKAFGEGKIGLYVSGAWDIDYLETNYPETPFNVVFIPKPAAWYGTHASFAGAEVLAIMKHSKHKKEAQKLVEFLIRPDIAMEVAMIWPAIFPSHVDAGNDPWFEDHPMHKVFYEQNKYAKPVPSIPAWPKVQAVLTEAIEKIILQDADIDTTLFEYNMKIQKILDGEE from the coding sequence ATGAAGCGTATTTTGGTAGTTTTATTGGTTGTAGTTGCACTACTTAGTTTTTCAAAGACGAAACTAACATTCTGGGGATTTATGATGAACGATGAACATGCAAAAAAGGTGCTTGAAAAATTCATGGCAGAAAATCCAGATATTGAAGTAGAATATGTACAACTTTCATGGGCTAACGGATTTGACAAGATAGTAACTGCAATAGCTGGAGGAGAAGATCTAGATGTTGTAGAGTTAGGAAACACCTGGGTTGCAAATTTTGCAGAAAGAAATGCACTTGAGAGTATGGATAGGTTTTACAAAAATTATGGTAAAGACTATGTCGGATGGAACACAGTATATTATCAAGGAAGCTATTGGGCAGTTCCATGGCTTCTTGGAACAAGAGCTCTCTTTTATAATTTAGAACTTTTTGAAAAAGCAGGCCTTAATCCTGACAATCCTCCAAAAACTTGGGAAGAACTTTATGTAGCAGCAAAAAAGATAAATGAATTATCAGACGATATCTACGGTTTTGGAATGCCAGCTGGAGAAAATTATAGTCCATGGCAACAATGGTTCCTACCAGCAGTTTGGGGAACAGGTGGAGATATTATTACGGAAGATGGAAAGAGGGCACTTCTTACTTCTTGTAAGGTAAAAGAAACAGCAGAATTTTATAAGGCGTTATCTAAGGTTTCTTTAAAGACAAAACAAGCAGACCTTGCAAAAGCATTTGGTGAAGGAAAGATAGGATTATATGTCAGCGGTGCATGGGATATTGACTATCTTGAAACAAATTATCCAGAGACACCATTTAACGTTGTATTTATACCAAAGCCAGCAGCATGGTATGGTACACATGCATCATTTGCAGGAGCAGAAGTTCTTGCAATAATGAAGCATTCTAAACATAAAAAAGAAGCACAAAAACTTGTAGAATTTCTTATAAGACCAGATATTGCAATGGAAGTTGCAATGATTTGGCCAGCAATATTCCCATCTCACGTTGATGCAGGAAACGATCCATGGTTTGAAGACCATCCAATGCACAAGGTATTCTATGAACAAAACAAATATGCAAAACCTGTTCCATCTATTCCTGCATGGCCAAAAGTTCAGGCAGTATTAACCGAAGCAATTGAAAAAATAATACTTCAAGATGCAGATATTGATACCACGCTCTTTGAGTACAACATGAAAATTCAAAAGATTTTAGACGGAGAAGAATAA
- a CDS encoding ABC transporter permease subunit, which translates to MVILKRKTRYNIETLLLLLPFLILFAVFGVFPIAYSFFMSFTNYSALSPNFNFVGLKNYVRMFHDEVFLIALKNTVIFVVGTIPFTTVISLLLAVLINSKFLPLKDLFKAGFFLPTVVSMVVISTTWMYLYSADGFFNKMLEFFGMNPIPTSWLAHTKTALLSIMIMDVWAAIGYYTILFLAGLQSIPQQLYEAAAIDGASKSKIFFKITLPLLKPTLYFVIALNTIRSFQIFSEIFTMTGGGPMNSTQTIVHYLYIVGFRNFEMGYASAIAYVLVLIIFLVTLVQGKLLRSESI; encoded by the coding sequence GTGGTTATTTTGAAGAGAAAAACACGGTACAATATTGAAACGCTTTTGCTTCTGCTACCTTTTTTGATACTATTTGCAGTTTTTGGGGTTTTTCCTATTGCCTATTCATTCTTTATGAGTTTTACAAATTACTCAGCATTGAGTCCTAATTTTAACTTTGTTGGATTGAAAAATTATGTCCGTATGTTTCACGATGAAGTGTTTTTAATAGCACTTAAAAATACGGTTATCTTTGTTGTTGGAACTATTCCCTTTACAACGGTGATTTCTCTATTGCTTGCCGTTTTAATAAACAGTAAATTTCTACCATTAAAGGATTTATTTAAAGCTGGCTTTTTTCTTCCAACAGTTGTTTCTATGGTGGTTATTTCAACCACATGGATGTATCTTTACAGTGCAGATGGATTTTTCAATAAAATGTTGGAGTTTTTTGGGATGAATCCCATTCCTACTAGCTGGCTTGCACATACAAAAACTGCACTTTTGTCCATAATGATAATGGACGTATGGGCAGCTATTGGTTATTATACCATACTCTTTCTTGCAGGACTTCAGAGTATACCGCAGCAATTATATGAAGCTGCAGCAATAGATGGTGCAAGTAAATCAAAGATCTTTTTTAAAATAACACTACCACTTTTAAAGCCAACTTTATATTTTGTAATTGCGTTAAACACTATAAGGTCATTTCAAATATTCTCAGAAATCTTTACCATGACAGGTGGAGGACCTATGAATTCAACTCAAACTATTGTGCATTACTTATACATAGTTGGTTTTAGAAACTTTGAAATGGGGTATGCATCTGCTATTGCATACGTTCTTGTGCTAATTATTTTCCTTGTAACACTGGTACAAGGAAAATTGCTTAGGAGTGAAAGTATATGA
- a CDS encoding carbohydrate ABC transporter permease yields the protein MKKAILLTIMFVLLIISLFPMFSMFYTAVIPSGNLTRVIKERYINDFEIKYMSYLRRKVKSKGKISIVNESPQSTRSILVSGTVELLVDKLDLRVAKYIEFWVKGEGDFSVEIRDAFSKSVSKNFKATGGWKKYVIDYKDLKGINLKYVSKLIFNFDGQYYLDDVKVKYKFPTLLNFINVLKEDMFSRYILNSLIVSTIVVIGNIIFSTMVAYAFARRKFFGKNVLFSIVLATMMIPPQVTIIPIFIIMKNIGWIDTYFALTVPMLVTPFSIFLLKQYIEQLPIELEQAAYVDGANTFQILFKIIFPLSKPAIAVMAINTFIATWNDLFYPLVMTNSREMRTVQVGLALYQKLNQIDWPRLMAASSIIGLPVIIIFLAFQKHIISGITKGALKG from the coding sequence ATGAAGAAGGCGATTTTGCTAACAATAATGTTTGTTTTGCTTATAATCTCTCTTTTTCCTATGTTTTCCATGTTTTATACGGCAGTTATTCCAAGTGGTAACCTTACTAGGGTTATTAAAGAAAGGTATATAAATGACTTTGAAATCAAATATATGAGCTATTTGAGACGTAAAGTAAAATCAAAAGGAAAAATTTCAATTGTAAATGAATCTCCACAAAGTACTAGATCAATTCTGGTAAGTGGTACAGTGGAGCTTCTTGTTGATAAATTAGATTTACGTGTTGCAAAGTATATAGAATTCTGGGTAAAAGGTGAAGGAGATTTTTCAGTTGAAATAAGGGATGCTTTTTCAAAGAGCGTTTCAAAAAATTTTAAGGCAACTGGCGGGTGGAAAAAATATGTTATTGATTATAAAGACCTGAAGGGAATAAATCTAAAGTATGTATCAAAGTTGATTTTTAATTTTGATGGCCAGTATTACCTTGACGATGTAAAGGTAAAATACAAATTTCCAACATTGCTTAACTTTATCAATGTGTTAAAAGAAGATATGTTTTCAAGGTATATTCTTAACAGTTTAATAGTTTCTACGATAGTGGTTATCGGAAATATCATATTTTCTACTATGGTTGCATATGCATTTGCAAGAAGAAAGTTCTTTGGAAAAAATGTTCTTTTTTCAATAGTTCTTGCAACGATGATGATACCACCTCAAGTTACGATTATTCCAATATTTATCATAATGAAAAATATAGGTTGGATCGATACATATTTTGCTCTAACGGTTCCCATGCTTGTAACACCGTTTAGTATATTTTTGTTAAAGCAGTATATAGAACAACTTCCTATAGAATTGGAGCAGGCAGCTTATGTTGATGGTGCAAATACATTCCAGATTCTTTTTAAAATAATTTTCCCGCTTTCAAAACCAGCAATAGCGGTAATGGCTATAAATACATTTATTGCAACGTGGAATGACCTTTTCTATCCACTTGTTATGACAAACTCAAGGGAAATGAGAACGGTACAGGTTGGACTTGCCCTGTATCAGAAACTAAATCAGATAGATTGGCCAAGACTGATGGCAGCATCGTCTATAATAGGTTTACCGGTTATAATAATCTTTCTGGCATTCCAAAAACATATAATTTCGGGAATTACAAAGGGGGCTTTAAAAGGATGA